Part of the Zea mays cultivar B73 chromosome 4, Zm-B73-REFERENCE-NAM-5.0, whole genome shotgun sequence genome is shown below.
atttgtttgttgttgttcgcACACGACATCTTTTAAGTGTCATCGTGTTGTTCACGCGCGTAGTTGCGTTGGCTCGCGTGTATCGCGCGCTGTCACGCACGATGTTTCGCGTGCCGTCTGCGCGCTGTTTCACCCAGTGTCGCGTGTCGTCACACGTCTTTCGCACGTTGTCGCGCGCCGTTCACGTGTGTCGTGCGCCTTGCTGCGCACCGTTCGCGCGTTTCGCACGTTGTCCGAGGGCAAGATTAAACCGTTCGCTTATAATTACTCATGTGaattaattagttatttatttaatcatcaactattaaaatagtaagttagtcaaaactaagtagtagtattaatttacatttgattaatatcaattaatatagaaATGTCGGATCAAATATTCTAATTAATATTTGCTAAGTGTAAGCGCACTAACTTATCAACCGTAGCTTCGCGTGACCGTAGAATCGAGCTCTATTTTATGCTGtatatttttataacattttaacttgtatggtgtaatgttcttatgcatatatatttgTTTGTTTTTTCCTGTTTGTATTTGCTatgcgtcgcgaatagatcgcgattcgttttcGAGTTTCGAGGAATCaacagtcaagcttcggcgactaagagatcgaactcttcgagttctacaaggttgaagactctaagcatctgtttggtgaaggcaagtgtcctctgacctattatgtctcatttactttataattcatcaacccgcataccatgatcaacctaaggattgactagctttgtatttaccttgtccttgattaccttttcggttactatggttagattcatgctattgctttactttaatcaatgaacatgatgtgaacacttatgatacgatgttgtcattatgattatgatattggactggtgatactttagggggctcgagcggtttctcgagtgtctctccgtaaggacctgttcgttggatgaccgcctaggaaaacagtgcaaccatgagggtggtatgggacgcctttagctgaataattagaggaactgggatgtagttcgcttcgccgtcgtgccgtcgatggggctcggtgtatgcggctcgctctgccgagggtggtttgccccttggggaggaatgcggtacatttaggaaacctaacgggtggctacagccttaGGGATTCTTTGTAAAggattcgtagtgaatccctggccattcacctcgagagtgaacaagggtcttgcaagcccgggctagagagggaatcatggctcgtgggtaaagtgcacaacctctgcaaagtgttatgaaactgatatatcagccgtgctcgcagttatgagcggccaagggagctctattgattagagacacattgaatcAGGGCTActttgtttacagatgatgatgaggatattgctggtttctattgtgattatgattatgattatggtttctggtattctttctgtctggaaagggtacttttgggttaacaacttgggttaatgttaaaacatgGCTCTCTACTAGTTATAATTACccgatcaactaaaagcaactgcttgaccttaaccccacataaagctagtccactacagccaaacgggacatttgctgagtacgttgatgtgtactcacccttgctttcacaaaatatcaggttgcctttggtgcaatctatgctcaggtaaagaagaaggtgtcgagacggatctctaggagttccaggacgtcgacaagttcgaggattaggctagcgacctcccccagtcagctgcttgtggtgggttgtttacgttggctacatttctattatgtgcactttgatttatattatgtaaatgactcttgtctttaatattattacttattctttattgtaattcgaagcattgtgctatgatgagtcatttatgtaatcgccgtgtacgtgaatttctgatcctagcacgtacatggttcgcattcggtttacctccaaaaccgggtgtgacaaaggtccttaatttttaacaattgtgttgtcttgtttttgattcacagcatttgaaaacaagtgaccaacatatgTGAAGATGATTATAACATTGAGATCAATGGATTCTTGTCTAGTGATACCCTGTCTTATTCCTATGGAAGGATGCCTATGTTCCGCTGATACTGTTTAAGACATTAAGTCCCACAAAATATAATAAATTTTATTATAATCTTTAGTTATGTTTTTatgattgttcttttgatatattataaTTGGGACATCAACATATGCGTGAAAATAAATTCTATTACACATATGCTATATATTCAGTTTTGtgcctaaaaccgggtgtgacattgccCAAATATCTGGTGAGCTCAATCCTAATGTGTTCCAAGAACTTCAGAACAAAAACCAAGCTCGAATCAACCAAAGGGAATGAAGATCGTCAAAGAAACAGTCAAACAGAATCGAACCCCTAGGGAAAAAAAGAAGCATAATGATTTTTTTAGACCAAAAGAAGCATAATGTGTTGAGAGAATCCAACTGACGGGCACTCTTGCCTTTCACTTGAACGGCAGGTTACAACGGCTACCACCAACCAACCAATTCCCTGAAACAAAACTGTTGTGGTGTCTCTTAGATCACGATGCAACAATGCTGCATCTCAATGCTCTACTGAACCTAACTAGATCATCCATGCATCACCACAACTGCAAGAAAATATACATGAAACAGGACAGAGCAAGAGATGGGAGGGATGTGGTCGCCAGAGGTTTAGCATTGGAGTCGGTCGAATCGACGTCAGGTGGATTTAATCCTCCAGTGCTCCCGGTGCCTTTTGGCGACAAGGACGTGGGAGTCCCTGGCATGGACGTTGAACCAGGTGATCCTGTTTGCCCGGCAGTGCTGCAAACAAGAATTACCATGAATCTTCAAAAGAAAAACAAGATTCCATGATCAATATGACCCTGTTTCAGAAACGCGGTATAAGTTCTGGTACATAAATAAAGCATACTAAACTGTAAAAGCTACACAAACTATTTATGTGTGGTCATCAGATTAATTAATTAATAAAACTAAAGCACAGACAAAGCCAGCAATCAAATCTTCATTGGAAGGCTTCATTTACTTTTCAAAATTTATTTTTGTAACACCACGGGTAATGCAGTATATTTTTTAGATCAATAGTGCAGCAGTTACATACTTACATTCACAATGTGTAACATTCAAGCTACCTAACTAGCTGTTCGAGCAATGTGGTCTCAACTGAAACTAAATATATAGCCATGAAAACATGATGCATACTCTAATACCTTCATTTTCTTATCCTCTTTTGTATAAACGTTCTCTAAGTGCCATCCAGCAAACCATTTTTTTTGGCACGGTGAAGTTTACATGAAGCAAGCAGAGATGCATGAAATCAGCTCCAGTGGAAGAAAAATCATGTGAACTCATGGTGTTTAGTGTAATCTAAGAACCTAACAAATTCTCCATGCGTAAGACACTCACGTACAGATCTGTACGCAGCATATCCAAAGTCATAAAACTCACATTATCTGGGAGTTCCATAAGGAGCAATAGAGTTTACAGTTTACGACCATTTCTTCCACACTGCCTGAATCATTTCTGCACTACTTCAAATGGATACTAGTAAAATTCTGATGCATTTACCTTGGAGATGAAGGGTAGGTGCATGATCCATAACCTGAAATGCAAAATATATATTTTTTGAACAAGTCAGTAGGTCACGTCAACGCGAGACCTAAGTGATAAGATTTAAAAAGTTTATGGACCAAACATTCACTTTCTAAGTTGATGGAGCTAACTGAAACCTCCTCACTAGTAAATGGACTTCTGGTACATTTCACTCTAATTTATTTATAGTGAATTACAGTTGTCTCATGTTGCGTGTGTACATGTCAGCAATCACATTTGCTTAAATGCGTTGTATCAACCCAGGTATATCTCACAGTAAAAAAACACACTTCCTGATTAGCATCAAGCTGTACTTTTTAGGGTTTGGAGCAATGTTGTTACAAGCTACAGCAATCGTGCACCATGCACtgtaggagaaagaagaaaaacaGGTCCATAGGTTATTTGTCTTAGTTGTAgaacttggcctcatcaggggtaGCCCATGGTCTGAATAGGGTCGTTCTGCTTAAGACATGTCCGTTGGTTCTGTAAGTTACTTGACTTCTGTTTCCTATTTCCTAATGAAATGGGGTACACCCTTTTAAAAAAAAAAAGGTTATCGGTGATGTTGATGCCGCTCATTTTCACCAGATTAGTGTAGCAGTAATATTTTCATTGCTACACAACCTAATGGCTTTCTTCTATGACATCAATGTGTACTATTATTCTCATATATCAATTGAAGCTAAGCAAAGGCAAAAGTAATAACGAAGAAAACCAAGGAGTATTAATTAGCCAGATGATGAAAGAAATTAAATAAATGATGCAAGAAACAAACGGATATATAACCCCAAAGGTTCTGGGGGAAAAAAGCAGCCAGTTTAGCATAGTATGGTTGCAAAAGGGACAGAGGACGTACTCCAAGACCGAACAGAAAAGCAAAAGCAAAAGTGATGCCGGAGAGTCGGAGTCGGAGGCGGATACTCCAAGACCGAACAGATTTAGCGAAGAACATGAAGAAGCGCAAAGTTAGTTAAGCATACTGACTAGGGTCCGTGACCGTGACGGTGGCGGTGCCGGCGAAGTCGCAGGCCCCCGGCGCGGCGCGGGAGCGCTGGAAGATGGAGTTGAAGGCGTAAGAGGCATGCGCGGCGAGGGTGTTGGGcaggtagcagaggccgctggccTGGATGGGCGCGCAGTCGGCACCCCTCGCGGGGCCGCACGCATAGTCCAGCGCCGACTGCAGCGCCTTGTCCGAGGCCTCGCTCCGCGCGATGCACCACGCCGCACACGCAGGTCGCGCCACCAGCGCCGCCAACGTCACGACAACGAGCCACAGCGCCGCGGGGAGGCGCCCGCGCCGCCGCATGTGGTGGGAGTGGACGGAGCAGGAATGGCGGCCCCGGAGAAAGAGCgagtgagagagggagagagagggagagagagaggggaaaggtgGTGCGAAGGGAATGTGGAGCGAGACGGcaattgtgtggggatatgtggaAGAATGGAAGATGGAGGGGAGACGTACGGGGGCGGGAGGGGACGAGGATCTCCTTCTCGCGCTCCTTCCTCCCACACGctactttcttttcttctttctttgctTTGGACGGGTGGTTGTTTGTGTTGGACTGGGCTTTATTAGCTATTTGTTGGGCATGGCCATTCTACTGTATGGATGCATATTCCATTTTTGCATCCTCCCCTTGAGTGCCTAGGGTTCTTTCAGCTCAAAACCCAAAGGAAAGTCCCTGTCTGCGAAAATGTCATAAGCAAGACTTCAAAGCTACCTTTCCCATTATTTTATTAAGATGGAAATTCAAAGCAGTACACTTATTATTCAGTTGGACAACATTACATATGAATCTGAGCTATTACATATGAATCTTTCGGTGCATTGAGTCTTGTTTTGTGCAACAGACATGGACACAAAGGTTATAGCAATGACCAAACGTATCAATGAAGATGCTGATTTTTTTTGCAAGGAACTCTATTGAGTAATCAGGCCTCAATGCAATGAGGCCGGAGCGCACTGGGCGGGTCCACAGGCTGCGGACGGCCAGGCAGCCACGCTGGTGGGTGGAGCCCGGAGGCGGCGAGACGTGCGAGGGCCACAGGCGGCGGTCGGAGGCTCGGAGCTGGCGTGCGCGCGCGCCTGCGCTTGCGACAATCGGAGCAGGAGTGTGCGCCTGTGCTGGTAGCGGACGGGACCGGAGTGCGTTGTGCGCAGGCGGTGGTCGGCCAACGGATGGAGTGGATGCGCGCCGGCGGCCGGGGCTGGACTTGGCCAGGCGAGGACGTGCGGCGGCTGGGCAGTTGGACTGTGGGAGGTGGCCAGACGTGGAGAGGAGTGGGGCTGGGCAGCTCGACAGTTACGCACTTACGCTAAGGCTTGAGGCTATCCGCAatcgttacccctaaatttttccccctatatcactttttccccctatttttccccctattttttcatctcccgcagcggttccccctaaatcacCCCCTATACTCCACTAccgctataaaatatcattttctataccaactatcaattttttatctactaacaattactcgtggacccacagcatagtgtttagggtgatgaacagtgacacgctatatctagggggagagagaaggagaccgacacgtagggggcgctgtagggggcaccgctgcggccatagggtgccccctacgcgccgcatgcaaggggagggggatcGCTAGGGTGTACCGCTGCGCACAGCCTGAGGGGTAATTTTTTTCCCAAATCTTATGGCAGTAAAGGGCCTAACTAGACTACCCTctagtataggtgtacatttatgCTGTGATTAATAGGCCGGTCCAAAGCACATAATTTCTGGCACGGTCCAGATCTGGCACGGCCCAACTTAATTGTGGGCATGGACCGACACGTCCCAATATGTGGGCAGTGTCTGTGCCTCAAGTCAAGCCCACGGACCGGCCTGACACGACCCATTTAACTAAGACACATCGAGACCCACTAAATATAGACACAGTATTTCACTAAGGCCCGTCAAAACACACATGACTAGCACAACTTGGAGAATCTAGAGCTTCAATAGGCCTTCGAGAAACAGTATCTAGCTATggatagtgaatagtgatgatgatcaTTGTATATGTATTCTGTATGGCTGTATAGTACTCAATTAAACACTTAATAGAGAACTGAATATTATTTCTGAGCTAGTTGTAATattatttctttctaaccaaaggTTTTTAATGTGCATCCACAAAACATCTTAGTTTTATTTTGGTCATATATATATTCTATACTTTTTTATTTATGTATTACTGTTGTATGTATATGGACCGGTCTGGCACATTAAGACATTTTGGGCTATTTGAGCCGGCCTGGCACACATAACTAATTGTGGGCCGTGCCGTGGGTCGATGACTGGGCACACGTGCTGGCACGACACGACCCATAATTAGATATGTGCTTTTGTGGGCCGTGCCTTTGTGGGTCGTGCTTTTGTGGGCTTGTGTCGTGCGGGGCCAGACCGACCCACATGTACCCTCTAGGCCCGCCCCGGCTTCAACTTATTGATTGGGTCTTTTGCTTCTGTCTCCTCTCACAACGTAGACTTCTTCATTTATCATTTGTTGGCACCAAATCCTCGTCAGACCTAAGATAATGTTCTGGCCGAAGAAGCTCCACAAAGGAAGTATTCGACCTTAATGAAAATAAACATGTAATATAGAAATAGATCTTTTACCAAAAATAAGTACTAGTTTAGATGAAAATGTAAATTCTGATATCAGTTCAGCCCACGAGGCTATATATTGTAAATGATAAAATCACGAATAAAAAAGGAAGCCATTCGTTCACCAAGCAACGAGTGCTTCTCACCCTCTCGTATGGATGGCAATTTGACCCACAGATTCAGATATCCGATTCGATGGAGCTAGGTGTGGACACATTTTTTCGATCCATAGGTCAGACCCGTATCCGACCCAAAGTTAGGCAGGCAGAGATTAGGATATTAACTGTTGGGgatttgttctcaaatactatgagttaagaacaaagcaacacaaaatattagtagttaatgtccttcgttctttgaagcattatttaccttataatataatgatctttggacgaaagttatgaagaacgtaccttcatcatcacaatgtatattaatggaagtacaagcatatgaaacatgataaataacatgaataatcatatgacaacatttatatatctttattatatcatcatgaataaacataaacaatattgaattacatttgtaccttcggcttgacagaaggcaaaagtccaagtgaCCAAGTGTGAcgtacgagtgaatacaagtcagcgtgaacagtacgggggtactgttcatttatttataagcacagggcgtagcctgcgtaaaattacattcatgtcctttatgtttactattgacttaatgacaatctatcgaggtctagatagccttttcctctttaagtcggttcctttttctgctgttgagccgaagcttcctcgcgcgtagcttcggaactggttcaaccttcgtcccgaccatgcttttcatattgtgtacagcttcattccgagtccgaagattcatgtacatatattacacttggtaaACATTGttaatcgtgtttttgaggaccttcggaagacgaaggcccccaacagtagcccctcgtagtattatttgttataacaacgaatttagactgcgacgtgaacgaaggccttaaaaagaaaggtccgaaaaaacaccttccctttgctagaatagcaacagtcaatgatagacggggccctccaagttgcaacgcactaggcgtataaatatgaaccatagCGGCGGCATTTGATATGTCATTTCTGTCGTTTGCGTTATTTTCTcgaacttttagctcttgctcattagCTCTTGCCTGATTCTCGAGTTtttagagcttcggtttaaaggcacgtttgctccaaatttgaagagaagaagatgagtggagagaagaagatgactgaagagaagaaaacAACCGAGGAGACGAAGCTGTATGAAGAGAAAAAAGTTGCAGATCCTTTCATCGCTGGATTTTatgagtccatggcaaaaacaaatacagataaaattactaaggagatcatggagggtttatccgaagattctgaagacagtgatagttatgacctggagagtggggatgaagattctgaggatcggccctggcagccaagtcatactatcttcggaaagtcgactatcaaacagagtcatattgacgccatgagggggaggtattttcgcgacatgtctattgtcagagttggaggagatagtactgcccctgctccggaggaaaacgaagttgttctttaccgaagcttcttgaaggcaggcCTCAGGTTTCCACTGAGTAAATTTGTGGTCGAAGTATTAAAGATATTCCTAATCtgtcttcatcagattacccctgaagctataatcatgatggggatatttgtctgggctgtaaggagccaggggctggagccgagcgcaaagtgtttctgcagcatgcacgagcttttatatgagacgaaggctattggcaaagaacaataccacaacaacttcggttgttacgggttcattgcccgttctaatgcaagccacccggtgccaacattctaGAAAAGATGGCCTggtgcctggatggaggagtggttttatgttaaaaatgatttaaagacaagggaagacatcaaggaaattatccagcgccccatctggtctcgcttcggcctccgaaggccgaaggtggaaattgatggcaatgttgaagcatgtcagaaggcctttagtactgtgtgtgccttcattggcacgagggatttaattcaagagcatatagccttcagggtatggccacttgcggagagctgggatatgccgaaggagaccactgccgattctagtgagggtggtctggtccgattgaagtataccttcagatttagggagaagtttgatgagctagatgactggttgaaatgtattgaagctaccggTGATGAGCTGGTTGGAACATATTCCAAGGCcaaagatgatgccttgtccgcagccttcgggggtcggtggaaaaaagattgaacagggtattcgATGCAATCGGCTTCGTATACCCTAATTATCACTACCCGCTGCGAAGGCAAGGGAAAAAGAGAAAAGTTGTTGCTTCGGCCACCACTGATGTGCCGAAAGGCAAAaaagtgaaggttctgacccgCCGGTCGCGGTATATTGAATCGGCcgtggtgcctgaatttggcgaaggggccCCTTCGACTGCCGAAGCACGACAAGTTGCTCCAATTGTGCAGAGTGTTGAAGAGTCGACTGTAATGCTGAAGGTATCTACAGTCGGGCCAGCCGAAGCTAAGAATGATAAAGCCGAAGAGCCACAGGTGGAAAAAATAGAGAAAATGCCTGAAATTCTGAGCCCACCAGCTGAGGCAAAATTGACGAAGGTGCAAAAAGCTCCTGCCGCAACTCCCATGagaaggagaatggccagcgtgctgGACGCTGTCTTGGAGACCATGAAGGCCTTGAGCCCTGGACCTACTAAGAAAAATGCTGAAGCTGTCAAAGTCCAAGACgaggccgaagctgggccttcagcgccCATTGAGGCAAAGGCTGTCGCGCCTGAAGACAAAGCTGATCAACAAACTTCGGATACCAGCATGGCAGAAAAAGCAAAATCCCCTGCCCTTGAAGCCCCAGccgaagaaattatctgaagaagaaatccttgaagccagacactatgcccaaaaattaaaatatccgaagggagctCTAGTGTTTAACGGCactgacgaagatgatttcctatactgtctcccggacaacaaagaattatccgtttgccgggagatagctaagagtatgggatttcctaagcttgaagaaggcctttcaatcttgtcgaaggatgatcttgctgatagccttgcgtacaacagtataaaggtatagaagttaactttgaaGTTGAAAAATGAAGTACTTTATTGCCATGCtcaattctttcttcttctttgcagggcttaatttttagtaatgccttgagggcacagaaaagcgttgaagacgaaggctatacgatggctcttaacaaccttggctcagaagtgattgaactgagaaacgaaggtctagaaaaagacaaaattttgatttcattggtgaacaaagtaaaggaagacgaagctaattacaATGCTCAGGCTGAAGCCCAGAAAACCGAGATTGAAGACCTTCAaagacaactggccgaagctaaggagaACTGCGCGCTCGCACAGGCTAACCAAGAGATTAGCGAATATTGGAAGAATAAATTGGAGAAAAATGTTACAGAACTTCGCAAATCCAAGGAGAagtgttttgaaaaatccttggattgcttgaagaaattaaaaactagtTTCTCCAAAGTGGGCGCTTATTCTTCTGAAGAAAAATTTAtccgaggcgaccctgaaggcgttattgaatggatacgtggagaagccgaagcctttgaggaaatcTTGAATGATCGCGGGGATATTTGTGCGTTTTCCGGCGCTCGGGGAAtctcagctattttggagaaggccgAATGTGATCACGTAAAGGCTATAGCTCAGGTCGAAGCggccttctccatagacgatacgaaggatccttcagccgaagcaactttaatgggcgagaagttttataacgatgtctgggtgaatggtggccacgAGCCGGCCCACGAGGTTATAAAAAataatgaaaaagacacccatgacgcccgagcaaaagcaaagcgagctgaagaggctgcagaatgcgaaaggcgtataggtattattttttggttttttagcttcggtacttgtTTTGTGGCTTTGAACTAATCAAtttacctacttcagctgaactatccccgCCACCAGAACtgtacgatcccctagctgatctagAAATGAAGGAGGCACTGGATATTATAAGCATATCATACTCCATTATTGACAAAGTCGTCGATAAACTTTTGAACGAAGTTGCGGAAAAAGTCCTTAGAGAAGAATatattttattgtaataatattttgaaatgcttgatgtatgggacaatggaatgaacattaagcttctattgtaacaaaactatgtaacatttgatgtatgtaacaatgaatcgaatatgtaaattattataaattatttctttgcgatgcatgaaatttacacataccgtttttgagccttcggcgaaaaaacaccttcccttcttttcatgcttcataaagaaagagatcccttcttatggcaagtctgataaaattatatttcccgaagcttacttcgtgccttagcacattttcagtttgacgaagcatttgccaaAGATTGGCTTCATATTCAATTCTTGTGTCGttaatgcagtatgatgtatgatgtaatgttatgcaaaatgatgtgatgatatgatgcaaaatgatgaggatgccgaagacacacacccaagcgcccacactggaatacacaagactctgcatccccttaggaacatcttttgagtctaagctctacatccccttaggaacgacttttgagcttcttcaccttctatttcggtggtataagttctgcatccccttaggaacgacttttgaacttcttcgccttctatttcggcggtataagttctgcatccccttaggaacgacttttgaacttcttcgccttatatttcggcggtatttgcctctgcattccctttggaacgacttttgagcaaaaaacttacactgcgctcccttaggaacgactttttgtagcttcgtcaattttggctctgcattcccttaggaatgacttttgagcaaaaaacttacgctgcgctcccttaggaacaactttttgtagcttcatcaattttggttctgcattcccttaggaacgacttttgagcttcgtaaatctgtgaagaagatatatttcattctggtacaggcagaatcattacaagaaattaaaactaagttttcattaCTTGTTCTTCATATAGAAAGCAAAATGGTGTAAAAagtaaaagtatttcagaagtaggatattgctgagtatatgtgctttgattctggtataGTGTTGTTGaccgtacgagcttcggactcctccctgaagtcacgttgcCGTTGTGggtgttggcgcccttctggctgctggcttcgggtataagcaggttgcaatggtggtggtggtgggagctgaggccaagaagcttgtgaatggcttggtgaagcaacagaagctgcaaattgattgcccacatattctggtatgtagggagagtggcacgaggtagtatgtaagacctgcttcggctgattctgtcgggcttctgcttcggcaatttctttttgcttctgaatggtgatctgACAggctcttgtagtgtggcccttgtcttcaccacagaataagcaatatattttcctgggctgatccccatatcttcctccgaagcccctgccgcctcggccccttggagttggtggcctgaaggagctttgctgctgtccttaAGATTGTGAGCTATGCTGTGGCCTTTGAAACTGgcctcctttgtcatcattctgactagagcagtggattgatctgacatgcctagggtgtatTCTTCCTcctaagcccctagtcatctcagaaaatctgtaagcttcctcccttctttggcagaagtcattgttagcccggatgtactcacccattttctgaagcagcttctccag
Proteins encoded:
- the LOC100282039 gene encoding glucan endo-1,3-beta-glucosidase 4 isoform X1, with protein sequence MRRRGRLPAALWLVVVTLAALVARPACAAWCIARSEASDKALQSALDYACGPARGADCAPIQASGLCYLPNTLAAHASYAFNSIFQRSRAAPGACDFAGTATVTVTDPSQLWIMHLPFISKHCRANRITWFNVHARDSHVLVAKRHREHWRIKST
- the LOC100282039 gene encoding glucan endo-1,3-beta-glucosidase 4 precursor, giving the protein MRRRGRLPAALWLVVVTLAALVARPACAAWCIARSEASDKALQSALDYACGPARGADCAPIQASGLCYLPNTLAAHASYAFNSIFQRSRAAPGACDFAGTATVTVTDPSYGSCTYPSSPSTAGQTGSPGSTSMPGTPTSLSPKGTGSTGGLNPPDVDSTDSNAKPLATTSLPSLALSCFMYIFLQLW